CACGCGGGAGCTGGCAAGCCAGATCAGCAAGGAGCTGATCGCGCTCGGCGAGCACCGCGGCTTGCGCTGCCTGCCCGTCTACGGCGGAACGGCCTACGGGCCCCAGGTCGAGGCGCTGGAAGAAGGCGTCCATGTGATCGTGGGAACGCCGGGCCGCATCCTGGATCACCTTGGCGCGGGTCGGATGTCGTTCGACAACGTCAAGATGGTCGTTTTCGACGAAGCAGACGAGCTGCTCTCCCTGGGCTTCTGGCCCGACATGAAAGAGATCCGCAGCTACCTGCCCGAGAAACGCCAATCGTGTCTCTTCTCCGCGACGATGCCCGAGAAGGTGCTCGCCCTCTCGCGGGCCTTCCTTCATGAGCCCGAGTTCATCTCGCTCGTCGAAGGTCACAGCAGTCCGTCGGAGATCGACCACTTCTTCTACCTGACGACGGCCCAAGAGAAGGAAGCGAACCTGCGGCGCATCCTCGAATACGAAGATCCGGATAGCGCCATCATCTTCTGCAACACCAAGGATGATGTCCGGTTCGTGACCTCCTACCTGCAGCGCCATGGTTTCGACGCCGACCAGATCTCAGGCGATCTCACCCAGGTGGCTCGCGAAAAGGCCATGGCCCGCATCAAGGCGGGCACCCTGCGATTCCTCGTCGCTACCGATGTAGCGGCCCGGGGGATCGATATCAGCGATCTCTCCCACGTGATCAGCTACACGGCACCCGACTCCGCGGAAGTCTACGTCCACCGGACGGGGCGGACCGGGCGCGCTGGCAAGGCCGGAACCGCCCTGTCCCTGATTTCTGGCCTTGATGTGGGCAGCTTCCGGAATCTCCAGAAGGTGAATCGCATCGAGGTGCTGGAACGGCCCCTGCCGACCGAGGCCGATCTGCTCGAGCGGGTTCGCGAGCGCCTGGCGAACAAGGTGGAACACGAGATCCGTCACCTCTCGCCTCGCGATCGAGCGTTCCACATCGAGCGTCTGGTGCCGTTGGTCAAGAGCATGACCAGCACCGAGGAGGGCCTGCGGGAGCTTGCAGCGATCTGTGGATCCTATCTGCAGGAGCACAAGCCGGACACGGGCGTCCACGACGACCCTCCGGAGGCGGCCGACGCATCCGCCGGCGAACCGCCGGCCGACGATCGCCCGCGGGGCCGACGCCGCAGCGGCGGCGGCGGCGGCGGCGGACGAGGTCGCGGGGGCGGTGGTGGTGGCGGCGGACGCCGCGGAGGCGGCCGACGCCGCTGAGTGGGCGACGGGTGAAGCGATCTGAACGCCCACTCGTGCGTTGGATTCCGCGCGCGTTGCTTCTCCTCGCGGTCGCGGTTGGCGCGAACGCAGCGGAATGGCGTGGCGTCGTCTTCGAAGACCTCGACCGCGATGGTCGACAAGGGCCCGGGGAGCCCGGCATCGCCGGGATGGGTGTCAGCAACGGGCGCGACGTGGTCCAGACCGATACGACCGGTCGCTACTCCCTCCCCGCCAGAGGTCAGTTCGTTGCCCTGACGCGGCGGGAATCGTTCTCGACCGAGACCTGGTACCGCGAGGGCGGAGGCGACTTCGCTCTCCAGCCCAGCACGGAAACAGAAGACGAGTTCTTCTTCATCCAGATCTCCGATGCCCACGTCTACGAGAATGCCGAGGATCTGCTGACCTGGTCGATCCCGGAACCACCGTGGTGGATGCCGGATCGCGTCGGCTATGGACTCGGGCGGTGGCTGCTCGGGCGATTCTTCCCGGGCCTCGCCGAGGATGAAGTCGACGCGGAGCTGCGCGCGGCACTTCCGGGCGGTGACTCGACCCTTTCAGGAGGTGCCCTGCTTCAGGCGTTCTTGAAGGAGTTTGGTCGACCCGATAGTTCGTTGGGGGCGGTTGCCGATCCGATCCGTTCTGCCTTCGACGAAGTCTTCGCCCTCGACCCGAGCTTCGTCATCAACACCGGCGATCTCCTGCTCGAAAGCAACAATGCAACACCGGAAGCAGCCGCCCGGTGGTTCGCCTACTACCACTCGCTCACCCGCGACCGCGGTGTCCCGGTCTTCGATACGATCGGAAACAACGAGATCGTCGGAAGCCAGAACGATGACGTTTCGCCGACCCACCCGGACTTCGGAACCGGGCTTTGGCGGTGCCTCAAAGGACCTACCCAATTCAGCTGGGATTGGGGCGGCTTTCACTTCGTGGCGCTCGACACGCATCGCCCCGAGGCCACCTTCCTGAACGACCAGGCCTGGGCGTTCGGAAGCATGCGCGACGAAGTGCGAAGCTGGCTCGACGACGATCTCGCTCTCCACTCCGGGCGAACCCAGGTCGTCCTCAACCACGAGCCCTTCCTGCTCGACCCTGAGTGGCCATTCGACGACGAAGACCAACTCGCGTCCGACGAGGGCCTGTTCGCCAAACACGATGTGGCCTACGTGCTGAGCGGTCACACCCACTTCAACGGCCGCGCAAGGGCTGGCGCTACCGAGCACATCACCACCGGCGCACTCTCGGGCTTCCGCTGGCTCCTTCCGAGCAGCCTCCACCCTCGCGGCTACCGCCTCTGGTACGCCCGAAGCGGCCGGCTACATAGCGCCTGGAAGCCGACCGGCGAGTCCGTTCTCGTGCTCACCGAGCCCGCCCAAAGCGGCGAACGTCCAATCATCGCAGCCGCTGACCGAAACGCCCCCTTCGCAAGCCTCGCCGCCACCCAGGCCGGCAAGTCCGTCCCCATCGAAAGATGGGGCGCCTACTTCGCCCGCATCGATGCCGACCCCGCCAACGGCCCCATCCACATCGAGGCTGTCTCAACAAGTCAACCTGCGGGGACGGAGTTCACAGTTGACTTGTCAGCCTATCCGATCGAGTCGTCAGTCGGTCGGTGACAAGAAACAGCCCCCTTCGAAGGTTCGGCGGAGTCGTTCGATCCGTCGCCTTCCTCCAAATGTTATGCGATCGTGACCGCAGTCAAGCATTGGGCCTGTAGTTGGAAAGA
The sequence above is a segment of the bacterium genome. Coding sequences within it:
- a CDS encoding DEAD/DEAH box helicase, giving the protein MTDTEENDDLFNDLPEDIRRGIADLGWKDPMPVQAQSIPVMRRGGDLIVQARTGSGKTGAFGIPIAADVDPELAAPQALVLAPTRELASQISKELIALGEHRGLRCLPVYGGTAYGPQVEALEEGVHVIVGTPGRILDHLGAGRMSFDNVKMVVFDEADELLSLGFWPDMKEIRSYLPEKRQSCLFSATMPEKVLALSRAFLHEPEFISLVEGHSSPSEIDHFFYLTTAQEKEANLRRILEYEDPDSAIIFCNTKDDVRFVTSYLQRHGFDADQISGDLTQVAREKAMARIKAGTLRFLVATDVAARGIDISDLSHVISYTAPDSAEVYVHRTGRTGRAGKAGTALSLISGLDVGSFRNLQKVNRIEVLERPLPTEADLLERVRERLANKVEHEIRHLSPRDRAFHIERLVPLVKSMTSTEEGLRELAAICGSYLQEHKPDTGVHDDPPEAADASAGEPPADDRPRGRRRSGGGGGGGRGRGGGGGGGGRRGGGRRR